In a genomic window of Alphaproteobacteria bacterium:
- a CDS encoding TIGR02300 family protein: MQSDRYFFRSQNNNKEIFTVAAAAKKNLGFKRICTSCGTRYYDFAKRPIICPSCSTEFNPEYRIRGRKGRASAEIKRVEEEAKKPQVVANDEEALEDDEELEVVSLEDVEEDDADEEEDEAPVKVIAEETLDDLPDLEDDDLDDDEEDVLEEEEDED; this comes from the coding sequence ATGCAGTCAGACAGATACTTTTTTCGCAGTCAGAACAATAATAAGGAGATTTTTACGGTGGCAGCAGCAGCAAAGAAAAATCTGGGCTTCAAGAGAATCTGCACGAGCTGCGGAACGCGTTATTACGATTTCGCCAAGCGCCCGATCATCTGCCCGTCCTGCTCGACGGAATTCAACCCGGAATACCGGATCAGGGGCCGCAAGGGCCGCGCTTCCGCCGAAATCAAGCGTGTGGAGGAGGAAGCGAAAAAGCCGCAGGTCGTGGCCAACGACGAGGAGGCTCTGGAGGATGACGAGGAATTGGAAGTCGTGAGCCTCGAAGATGTCGAGGAAGACGACGCCGATGAGGAGGAAGACGAGGCTCCCGTCAAGGTCATCGCAGAGGAAACGCTTGACGACCTGCCCGATCTCGAAGACGACGATCTCGATGACGACGAAGAAGACGTTCTCGAAGAGGAAGAGGACGAAGATT